A segment of the Crassostrea angulata isolate pt1a10 chromosome 10, ASM2561291v2, whole genome shotgun sequence genome:
tgtcaatttttttttttcgattttcattgtaaataattgaaatttttaagtaCAATTAACTATGTAATCAAAGACAAGGGGCACTTGAGACATGAAACTGTATTTCTGCAGATTTAAGACTGCTAAACAGATTTCCAGTCCCACTGAGTCGGTGCattatggatttttaaaaaaagtaaatcaaTGAATTTAACTAATCAAATAATGCAAACTGTAATGTACAAAAacctttattgtttaattaattagttTAACAATGGCCAGGTGTTAAAGAAAGGTCATCAATGCCAATGTCACTCTTAGAACCATGTCCTGTGTGTCCTTCCACCACGATCtgcaaaatatacaataaacacctcagtaaaaaaaaaaaatagaagtcTTATTTTGGTGGTTCTTGTGCTTTGGAAAGTAGCGAGCATTGCAGAAAAAGATAATTAAACTGCGTTATCGCAgtttaattatcaaaaaacaAACAGAACAAGCAGCTAGATCACTGTGTTACGGCCATTTATACTTACGTGAAAATGATGGTGGATGCTGATCTCCATCCTCACGTGATTCCAGTGATTTCCGAGGTCCCCTCTAAATGATTTGAGGGTGTGGCTATGTCCATGCTGGAGAACTTTAAAGCTTAGGGTACCTGAGTCCGTACCGTACATGTGGTAATAAGCGCTGAAACAGTAATGGCCGCTGGACTGGAGTGGAGAGATCAGCTGTGCTGTTCTGTCGGTATGAGATGAGGCCTCCAAATACAGGTAATTACCTACAAACAAAGATTGTATCTCACGATGCCATTCATTAATAAAGATACAGTACACTCTTAATGTAGCGTTACGGTACTGTAGGAAACTCGGGTTGACAAAAGTGAAACGTACAAAAAACGGCAGTTTACAAGTATAAATCTACTGAATTTCCCGTAAAAATCCTCAACTATTCTGTATTTACACAAAGGTGATGGTACATACataccaggcacgtagcatcaaggggggggggggctggtctccccactttttttctcgcagcaacaaattttttaaaatgtacatataaaaaaattgaattatcatggagttggctcccccacttttttgggagtttgtaaaaaattgatataaaaagaaggaaatgaggagtgaaattgaagttatgtACTACgccagcacccccccccccccaccccttgtcaagattttttggatgagtctgcccccccccccccccccactttcaaaaacgatgctacgtgcctgcatacagtaacaaaattgtataaaaatacaaaGTCTAACCAAGTTTTGaccatttttttcctttaactTCAACTATTCTGTGGATGTGATTATTGTAAAGTTATGAAGACCATGAAATGATCTATAGCAGTTGGTGAtcttattatcattattttatagTTCATAGTATGTATCTGTTTCTGTGTGAATCAAGGAGCACTGGTGACCCGTATGTAGGCCTTGACTGTGTAGAACTGTTATCTTCAATATATAGATCAAAGCGTGACCAAGGTATAAGGACTGAACAGAAGAGTCTCAAAATTTGGGACAAAAAAAACTTACACAACATTTCCACCTTTCAGTTTATCTTCCTCTGCAATTTGATAGGTTGCATATCTCAGCAATAGTAGCAACGAGTTACTTAtactaataaataaaaataccagTAACATCGAGTGACGTATGATCGAAATCGGGCCCTGTGTAGTGACTGGGGGTTTTCCCATGGAAACGAGTCCAATCCAATGAGTCGGACGTAGACTGAGTCCATCCACAAAGTCCGTCCTCAAAAGTACAAGTAGCCGCTGGAGAAAACACAAGAATGCTTAGGAATACCCCAGTACAAAATCATGCTTTAATAGAATACACTCTCTATCAGCACTaactaataaatgtatttacagtAGACGGTATTACTAAAAGAccttgttcaaaaactattcaTCATACGATGTTTACATACCCGGATTTGAAGGAAATGTacctaaaattgaaatataaatgattcaACAGATCTTCAATTGAGTTACAAAGCTCAAATGAATGACaacagaagtttttttttacatttgaatttgaatatatAGTACTAGTATTTAAGAAAGTATTATACCAGGGGCTCCAGTGTGTTCAGTCACGTGTACATCCGGGGCCTGGGTAGGTCCCGTGTGACTTCCGGAAGGTACAGCCGTCTTACGAGGAATGCATCCGTATCGTATTTTGATCTCCTCAATGTCGATGTCACTAAGGTGCGTTCGTTGCCCAATGGTCACCCCCGGTTGGAGGACTTCTATAGTGACCCTGTCTCTGTCAATGGCGAAGGAGTGAGCCGAGTAGTGCATCACGGAGTCGTAGTCGTACGGCTCGTTCAGTAGATCCATCTCCGACTCGTCGTGCTTCAGGAAGTTGTGCTGGTGAGCTGCAAGTGCACGGGGCATCATTTCACTGCACTCGATTTAGTGATACACGtaatacagtgtatttgtaaTATTACATTAATACGTAGCattatcaaaatcaatgttattGCGGAAACTACTCAGGACTAATAGTATACAATGTTTGACCTGATTGGACATTGTCCATATGTATTCTGACGTAATTGTCCCTGTCGTATCGACTCTGCTCGTGCCAGAATCCAAGAGTATGCAGAAGTTCGTGCATTACTCTTCCCTTTGAGTAACACCCATCGGACAGAGTCAAATCCTTTTCCTTTCCTGCATATCCGATGTTTGTGTGACACCTGCATAAAggttgaaaaatgaaagttaataaaCATAATGATTATTCCATTTGCATCTTTTGATCTTTTGATATGTAGAAACTCTCTGTACTCTTGAATAGAATCGTGGTTAGAGACAATTAGACAATGGACGCGTttataaaaaacacatttttaaaaaagacagaACAGCTTTTATACCCTGTTCCCTCGACAAATCTGATGTATGCTGTCTGAGAGGTTCTGGGCTTGAACTGCACGCATGTTTTTCCATTTACCATTGTTTTATCTGTGATGTACTGCATAGCATCTTTGAACAATTGAACTCGTGAAgggtgagctaaaaacggaAGAAAACGCCACTCATGAGAATACTGTGCATCTCTGAcagatacatatatttaaatttgaacagTGTGCGTAAAAGCTTTTGCAAATTTTGCTATAACcaccatctttttttttaatgtgtaaattgACTTGGTCGTAAAAATTTGAACAGTTCTAAGCCAGTTGTATTAGAGCCTTATTTTGACAGTTCTTAGTCAGAAATATTGCAGTCTAATTTAGACAGTCTTTaataaagacttttttttttctaagccTTAATGATGAAAAACATACATAAAAGATGATAAGCGAAGACTTACAAGTGTGGGGAGCGCCTATTTCGTAGTAGACAATTCCACTAGGCCATAAAGATCTGTGGTCACGCATGGAGTTTCTCAGCTGTGAAGAATGGGTATTGACTGTTGAAATGTTTCATTGCTTAGCTATCAAAACATCAAGAGGTTTGAAGATGAGATATCCACTTACAGTTGCGATTTCTTCTGGATCATTGTCAACATCTCCCTCAAAGAGCCCTGTACGCAAGACAAacaattatttcattgcaataaTACTGATACGTTTGACTGAACTGAAAAGCAATGTATACCAAATGATGAATAATTTTACACTCATCAAGGTATATTGATCACTATTTTTTTAAGCTGAGAAATCTAAAACTTACCTGGAACTTCTTCAGGGTAGTTGGGATCATAACCTATGTATcaaaattaaacagaaaaaaaaaaacattatagaAAACACactttctcataaaaaaaaaaatcagtttaccAGATTTCCATTTATCAAGTTTCCTAGTTTTTGATAATATAAAACCACTTTTTAACTAGTATTGAGAGAATATCCTACTTACCGGGGACGTGACCCTGAAATATATGATAATACATtagtttataaaataaacatattgataactttgaaagaaaaataaatttcacgAGAAGAGAAAAAGATACATAGATGTTTGcaagtttaaatttaaatggGCACCAACCGATTGAGGTCTAGCCCAAACAACAGAACAAAGAAATATGGAAGCTAGAAAAATCCTCATCGCTGCCAACAGTCCCAAGACGAACGATTGTTCATATAttcaatgataaatatacattatagTTATAATAAGATGTATGGAAGCTCCACTATGAAAGATCGTAAGAGTAAATTCAGATCAAGGTAAGCACAAATCAAgttaaaacctttttttaaactACAGTCAAACTTCGCTGTCTAGAACaaatttaaactgttttaaaacttCATGACATcaaagtattcaagatatcaaagGTTGAATTACTTTTCAGTGGTTGTCGATTACAAATCAtctcgacatatccattgtattcgatatacagtgttcgagatatcgaagttcaattGTACATACCTATAACtggttattttttgtaattttttattagAAGAATACATTTTTGTCTACAAAAAAACGGAATGAAATCAAAGCTTTATTTTAAATGTGCTCTAAAAAATAACTATCTAGTGTTACCGGCCAATAGCTCATCGGTTTAGCCTACATCATAAcataaaggtaaatatgttttgatttGCCTTGTTTAGACGCCAGTGTTGAAGATCTTGCATGACTCTGTTAAACTCAAAATTCGTTTTATCAGTTTGCGTTCAAAGCCacacaaaatgtgtttcattctgttttgtttgtagtttattttcataaactaaTCAAGTAGTTTTGAGTTAAAATGAAATTTCTctatttatgaaaattgatCTTTATGtcgtttttacatgtaaatgtacctcgaTTTTGGTAGTTGATAATAAATGAACATCTCTCTACAACTGATTGCTGAGGAAGTGTTGTAATCCGTGTACTTAATATTAATAACctgaaacataaaaaaattctctgaaaAAGGAATAGGatgctgatttttttatacaaactattaaaaacaaaaatgttaccTAGAAtgaaaattagaataaaatatgTACAGCTTTAAGAACGAGAATCAAAATGcactttaaaatttgtaaaacaaatttgtaaaacaaacCTTTCAAAATCATCGACACATCTGAAGTACGGTGATTCCACAGTGACATGATCAGATGGAGTGGCCAGTTTACCGATGTCAGATAGGAACAGTGTCTGTACTTGTATGCCCAGTCGGAGGAGGTGGGGGCTTAACCTATATAAACCCAGTACTGCATGGCAAAACATCATTCTAGATTATTTATCTTATGATTAAATCAGTAATAATTTATTGGTTTCTAtagaatatttaatatcaaCTAACAAGGACAAAACAGCGTAAGTAAATTTATTAGTATATCTCAGATACTCCCTCTTCAGATAAACTGAAAGAAATAACATTGAATAAGCAATGATCCAACATTGGTGCAAAAATCGCCCCCGTAAATAATTTCACGATTCTGAGACCACTTCTTTGTCAAGCACAAAACTATCATTATATACTTCACTCTCTTTGTCcaggtataaaaaaaacatactaaAAAGGTACATGGTTATGGGTAAATCGAAAAACAACAGAAACCCGGAAATATCAAATACTCTTTTCTAAAACATTTATCGATCTAACATCCatataattaaacaaattgCAAATTAAACACTGGACATCTTAATACATCGCAATTATATTTACAATGTGATAGTTATACAGTTTCATTACAGCTATACTGGTTTCTATGCTTAAACCGTTCATACTTTCATACGTTCCAATCAGCCCATTACTATTACGACTTTAAATTACTATGCGACATTAAGGAAGTTGTGGATATTTATTATCAAACTTAATCAATTGGTTTGTTCACCCCATTTACTTTTTTTACCTTTACAatcatatacatatgtacatatgttatttttcttcatgtacctcatgtaccataCGGCTCATGCGTCAAGTATGTGAAAgcgatttttatgtatttcaactattacaatcaacattatttcttatttcctaacgatacaatgggtaaatctgaagttattcacgcATATGTTTAGTTTATTCACGGTCAAATTTAGTTCcgtaaaagaaattaaatagcTTGTCTCTATTTTGTCAAAGAGAAATCATTATGCCCTTGAATCTTATTTTTCGGTggaatttcatttgaaaatgcCTAAGTAGACTCAAACTCAGAGTTCAATcactttgttttcaaatttccaaCCACTCTGCTACTccaacccgtatttatatcccAATATCCAAAAATGAAACCTTATTTCttgattaaacattaatttttttattggtaaTTGTAATGCCTCTATTCTTGTTTTCAACTTACATATGTACCTGTAGCTGTCCAATAAGTTAAGAGTTTTACCTTTCTCCGTCCATAATTTCAAGAGTGGACAACTTTT
Coding sequences within it:
- the LOC128166643 gene encoding astacin-like metalloprotease toxin 2, with the translated sequence MRIFLASIFLCSVVWARPQSGHVPGYDPNYPEEVPGLFEGDVDNDPEEIATLRNSMRDHRSLWPSGIVYYEIGAPHTSHPSRVQLFKDAMQYITDKTMVNGKTCVQFKPRTSQTAYIRFVEGTGCHTNIGYAGKEKDLTLSDGCYSKGRVMHELLHTLGFWHEQSRYDRDNYVRIHMDNVQSAHQHNFLKHDESEMDLLNEPYDYDSVMHYSAHSFAIDRDRVTIEVLQPGVTIGQRTHLSDIDIEEIKIRYGCIPRKTAVPSGSHTGPTQAPDVHVTEHTGAPGTFPSNPAATCTFEDGLCGWTQSTSDSLDWTRFHGKTPSHYTGPDFDHTSLDVTGNYLYLEASSHTDRTAQLISPLQSSGHYCFSAYYHMYGTDSGTLSFKVLQHGHSHTLKSFRGDLGNHWNHVRMEISIHHHFHIVVEGHTGHGSKSDIGIDDLSLTPGHC